A window of the Loxodonta africana isolate mLoxAfr1 chromosome 3, mLoxAfr1.hap2, whole genome shotgun sequence genome harbors these coding sequences:
- the CIART gene encoding LOW QUALITY PROTEIN: circadian-associated transcriptional repressor (The sequence of the model RefSeq protein was modified relative to this genomic sequence to represent the inferred CDS: inserted 1 base in 1 codon) gives MIFSIVSETSDTGEGEEVLLPCAVHFSLLVHFLILKLWFQTPLLCPSLAGSIFGYSRSCSPAPAFGPMDSPSSVSSCSPFYLSSSFSTSPVNSDTGFPCDSEGEDKGATLPRPDTVGHSGGSRPSPGPIRCRHRPKVSGNQHTASHPEQRGLAFPMAGSRVKRSRDGELESSLNIQGCTTEGDLLFAQKCKELQGFIRPLTDLLNGLKMGRFERGLSSFQQSVAMDRIQRIVGVLQKPQMGERYLGTLLQVEGMLKTWFPHIAAQRSLLGDNRHQLTKPLPSHHTNLAVSSPAPPMAKMNQTQLGHLVLKQKQPWHLTEWPAMDLTWIHTTPICNPPLSSPGTISLSHGPLGTATSIGVILFLQHGVQPFTHSAPATPVPPPTTSPVTPGDTKKLSGEGPHCHSXTVTLPSDWNCTLCSPGLPTVTREMTMGHLEQMRSHLPVTPDAQLLNPYPRTCDSVVSNLCKYMYIYFLFLTCAFVLREDKSFLIKEILYLNG, from the exons ATGATTTTTTCTATTGTCTCTGAAACGTCTGATACTGGGGAAGGGGAAGAGGTATTATTACCCTGTGCAGTACATTTCAGTCTCCTGGTCCATTTCTTAATCCTCAAACTTTGGTTTCAAACTCCCTTGCTTTGCCCTTCACTTGCAGGTTCGATCTTTGGGTACTCCAGGAGCTGCTCTCCAGCCCCTGCTTTTGGACCTATGGATTCTCCATCTAGTGTTTCTTCCTGTTCTCCTTTCTacctctcttcctctttttccacctCACCAGTGAACAGTGACACTGGCTTCCCCTGTGATAGTGAGGGGGAGGACAAGGGGGCTACCCTGCCCAGGCCAGACACTGTTGGTCACAGTGGAGGTTCTCGGCCCAGCCCTGGTCCCATCCGCTGCAGGCATCGACCCAAGGTTTCCGGTAACCAACATACAGCATCTCACCCGGAACAGCGGGGCTTGGCTTTTCCTATGGCAGGATCTAGGGTCAAAAGGTCAAGAGATGGTGAACTGGAAAGCAGTCTAAACATCCAGGGTTGTACCACAGAGGGAGACCTGCTCTTTGCTCAGAAG TGTAAAGAGCTCCAAGGATTCATTCGCCCACTCACAGATCTACTCAATGGGCTGAAGATGGGTCGCTTTGAGAGAG GATTGAGCAGTTTCCAGCAGAGTGTGGCAATGGACAGGATTCAACGTATTGTAGGTGTTTTGCAGAAGCCACAGATGGG GGAGCGTTATCTAGGAACCCTGCTGCAGGTAGAAGGGATGTTAAAGACTTGGTTTCCTCATATAGCTGCCCAGAGGTCATTGTTGGGTGATAACAGGCACCAGCTGACCAAG CCTTTGCCAAGCCACCACACTAATCTAGCTGTTTCATCTCCTGCACCTCCCATGGCAAAGATGAACCAGACACAGCTTGGGCATCTAGTTTTGAAACAGAAGCAGCCTTGGCACCTTACAGAATGGCCAGCCATGGACCTCACCTGGATCCACACAACTCCAATTTGCAACCCCCCCCTCAGTTCCCCAGGTACCATCTCCTTGAGCCACGGTCCTTTAGGCACTGCAACCAGTATTGGTGTCATCCTTTTTCTCCAGCATGGAGTGCAGCCCTTCACGCATTCTGCCCCAGCCACCCCAGTTCCACCTCCTACAACATCTCCTGTCACCCCTGGTGATACTAAGAAATtatctggagaaggacctcactGCCACA TCACTGTGACTCTGCCATCGGACTGGAACTGTACCCTATGCTCTCCTGGTCTACCCACCGTGACCAGAGAGATGACCATGGGACACCTAGAGCAGATGAGAAGCCATCTTCCGGTTACTCCTGATGCCCAGCTTCTTAACCCCTACCCTAGGACTTGTGACTCTGTGGTTTCTAATttgtgtaaatatatgtatatatattttttattcttaacGTGTGCATTTGTGTTGAGGGAAGATAAATCCTTTCTGATTAAAGAAATTTTATACCTAAATGGTTGA
- the MRPS21 gene encoding small ribosomal subunit protein bS21m isoform X1 — MSLSTLHFQTLEYNRVETFKSKVMAKHLKFIARTVMVQEGNVEGAYRTLNRILTMEGLVEDIKRRRYYEKPCRRRQRESYEICRRIYNTEMTRKINFLMRKNRADPWQGC, encoded by the exons ATGTCTTTGAGCACGTTGCATTTCCAGACCCTTGA gTACAACAGAGTGGAAACTTTTAAATCCAAGGTCATGGCAAAACATCTGAAGTTCATTGCCAGGACTGTAATGGTACAGGAAGGGAACGTGGAAGGTGCATACAGGACCCTAAACAG AATCCTCACCATGGAGGGGCTCGTTGAGGACATTAAGCGAAGGCGGTACTATGAGAAGCCATGCCGTAGGCGACAGCGGGAAAGCTATGAAATCTGCCGAAGGATCTACAACACGGAAATGACTCGAAAGATCAACTTCTTGATGCGAAAGAATCGGGCGGATCCATGGCAGGGTTGCTGA
- the MRPS21 gene encoding small ribosomal subunit protein bS21m isoform X2 has protein sequence MAKHLKFIARTVMVQEGNVEGAYRTLNRILTMEGLVEDIKRRRYYEKPCRRRQRESYEICRRIYNTEMTRKINFLMRKNRADPWQGC, from the exons ATGGCAAAACATCTGAAGTTCATTGCCAGGACTGTAATGGTACAGGAAGGGAACGTGGAAGGTGCATACAGGACCCTAAACAG AATCCTCACCATGGAGGGGCTCGTTGAGGACATTAAGCGAAGGCGGTACTATGAGAAGCCATGCCGTAGGCGACAGCGGGAAAGCTATGAAATCTGCCGAAGGATCTACAACACGGAAATGACTCGAAAGATCAACTTCTTGATGCGAAAGAATCGGGCGGATCCATGGCAGGGTTGCTGA